A part of Lepisosteus oculatus isolate fLepOcu1 chromosome 16, fLepOcu1.hap2, whole genome shotgun sequence genomic DNA contains:
- the LOC102688535 gene encoding somatomedin-B and thrombospondin type-1 domain-containing protein, producing the protein MAFRELAFMLCAAELWLQSPSCEGGCVDSGLCCTGRDPSCVSMGWRPDRSYGSCYCDQACTSALDCCHDYQQACPAASCAVGEWSVWSGCAEACQVTYRVRMRRVVREPRNGGVPCPPLQERAGCVDYWPPHRECLPSLIPALITTGGFGKARKKRDLASSKDITGYCVEFQLMSLTAGCQYTTGPHTYWMRYLREGHIVCVECQPPALGNQHRRCHGDGEEAERGQLLRWQSVGNARCRGSWRRLRRLESCSCPTVHSFLFI; encoded by the exons ATGGCATTCCGAGAGTTAGCGTTCATGCTTTGCGCCGCTGAGCTGTGGCTACAGAGCCCCAGCTGCGAAGGAGGGTGTGTGGACTCCGGCTTGTGCTGTACCGGCAGGGACCCCTCCTGCGTCAGTATGGGATGGAGACCCGACAGGTCGTACGGGAGCTGCTACTGTGACCAGGCGTGTACATCAGCCCTGGACTGCTGCCACGACTACCAGCAAGCCTGCCCAG CTGCTTCCTGCGCGGTCGGCGAGTGGAGTGTGTGGTCAGGCTGCGCCGAGGCCTGCCAGGTCACCTACCGCGTGCGGATGAGGCGCGTGGTCCGGGAGCCGCGGAACGGCGGGGTGCCGTGTCCTCCTCTCCAGGAGCGCGCCGGCTGTGTGGACTACTGGCCTCCCCACAGAGAGTGTCTCCCGTCCTTGA TTCCTGCATTAATCACCACGGGTGGTTTTGGGAAAGCCAGGAAGAAGAGAGACTTGGCTAGCAGCAAGGACATCACTGG GTACTGTGTGGAGTTCCAGCTGATGTCCCTCACTGCTGGCTGTCAGTACACCACTGGGCCCCACACATACTGGATGCGGTACCTCCGTGAGGGCCAcattgtctgtgtggagtgccAGCCTCCTGCCCTTGGCAACCAGCATCGGCGCTGCCATGGCGATGGGGAAGAGGCAGAAAG GGGCCAGCTCCTCCGCTGGCAGAGCGTGGGGAACGCGCGCTGCCGCGGCTCGTGGAGGAGGCTGCGCCGGCTGGAGTCCTGTTCCTGTCCCACTGTGCACAGCTTCCTGTTCATCTGA